The sequence TAATCTCTGTCGGTTGTATAATAATATATGTTTATCAAGAGATTTATACAATCCTTTTTATTAGTATTTCCCTTTTTAGTTACGGCGCAAACCTATCATTTCACCAATTACGGTGTAAAGGATGGGTTGGCGCAATCTAATGTTTCAGGCGTTGTTCAGGATAGTTCAGGTTTTTATTGGTTAGCCACCGATGGCGGTGTATCGCGTTTCGATGGAAAAAATTTCATCAATTATACCACTGAAGATGGACTCGCAGATAATAATGTAAGTGCCATTTTCCTGGATAAGAATAATCACATTTGGTTAGGTCACGAAAACGGAAGCTTAACAAAATACGACGGTAAAACATTTTCAGAAATAAAATCCAAGCTTCTGCCGAAAGACAAAAAGATTTTCGGGTTTTTCCAGGACAAGACCGGAAGCCTTTGGATTTCGACCTTTTCGGCGGGCGTTATTAAAATTCTGGATCCCTCGCGTGACGTTAAAGAAAAATTGCAAATTAAAGTCTACTCTGGTCGCCAGGGTTTAAGCCAGTATGTTTTTTCTACTTCGCAGGATAAAGAAGGCAACCTCTGGTTTTTGACCGACATTGGAATTAAAATCATGGACAGGAGCACCCGTCAATTTGATTTCTTCCGTCCCGAAAATATGCCCGTGGGACAGATCTCTGCATTAGCGCTTGATCATAACAATAATTTTTTAATGGGAACAACTGCTGGAAGCGTTTCCCGTTACGACATCCATACCAAGACATTTGAAACTCTTATAAGTCAGGAAGCCACTGCAAATCCATTAATAGGTGGCGGACCTAATTACATTTATACCATCCTCGAAGATAAAAAAGGTAATGTGTGGGCCACTGTTGCAAACCATGGCGTTTACCGTTACACCAAAGCTAACGGCAGGGTTACCGGATTTAACACCACTAACGGATTAGCGACCAATAAAATAAAAAACATTTTTGAAGATAAAGAAGGAAACATGGTGTTTGGAACTTCCGGTGAAGGCCTTGAAGTTTTTTCAGGTGAGAAGTTTGTCTCCTTTTCAAAAAGAAATGGATTAAGAGACAACCAGGTTTGGGCTATCAGCAAAGATAATTCTGGCAACATGTGGTTTGGTACCAATGAAGGATTAACCATTTATAATCCCAAAGCAACACCTGAAAAAGCGTACACAAATATTACAATTTCTGAAGGATTGCCAAATAATAACGTACGCTCTATCGTAACTGACCATTACGGAAACTTATGGATCGGCATGTGGGGTGGAAAAGTTATTCGTTATGATGCTGCGTCAAAACACTTCATGCAGATTCCTGCGCTCAATGACATCGTAAATAATTTGGTAAGTTCGCTTTTAATAGACTCAAAAAACAGGCTGTGGATCGGAACTTACGAGGGCATTGTAGTTTATGATTTAAGCTCAGGGGCAATTAAAACTTTACGTACCATTGATGGCTTAAGCGATAATGACATATCAACTATTTTTGAAGACAGCAAAGGCAATGTTTGGATTGGAACAAAACAAAAAGGAATTTCATTTTATGATGGCAAGACTTTTAAAAAATACAATCGCGAGAACGGCTTAAATAATACGAGTATTTCTTCTATAGCGGAAGACGCCAAACACCAGATCTGGATTGGCACAGAAGGTGGTGGTGCTTTTGTTTTCAATGGAAAAACTTTTATAAATTACAAAGTAAAAGACGGTCTTATTTCTGATTTCGTTACGCTAATAACCACTGATAAAAATAAAAATGTTTGGTTAGGTACCAACAAAGGTTTAAACAAATATAACCCTGACAAAGCTGGCTTTTCTTTTTTCTCAAAAGGTGATGGTTTTACAGGCGTAGAAACCAAAGCGAGAGCTTGCTACACAGACAATGAAAATAATTTGTGGTTTGGAACAGTAAATGGTGCGTTTAAATATACTCGGAAGCTGGATGCTTTCGTGACAAATACGCCACTCACAAAAGTTTTGTCTTTCAGGGTAAATCAAAAAGAGCGTCCGCTTAATAGCCCCGTTAATCTATCTTACGAAGAAAACACTTTAGACCTTGAATTTGTCGGTATTGATCTTTCAAATCCTGAGGGTGTACGTTATAAAGTAAAACTGGAAGGTTATGACGCCGACTGGAAAACCGTACAGGAAACAACTCTAGAGTATGGAAATCTTCCCCACAACAAATACGTTTTAAAACTTTCGTCATGCAACAGCGCGGGCTTTTGTAGTGAACCCATGAGTTTCGATATAGTGATCAGTCCACCCTACTGGAAAACATGGTGGTTTTATTTGATTGTGCTTACGGGCGTGGTGAGCGGTTTGTTCGGATACATTAAAATCAGGGAACGTAAACTTCGTGATGAGAAAAAAATTCTGGAAGACAAAGTTAATGAGCGCACCGCAGAGGTTGTAGAAAAAAACAAAGAATTAGATGAAATCAACAAAGATATTACAGCCAGTATCCGCTACGCCAAACGCATTCAGGATGCTATTTTACCCCCAGATGACTTCGTAAAAAAACATTTACCTAACACCTTTGTTCTTTTTAAACCAAAGGACATTGTGAGTGGAGATTTTTACTGGATGGAAGACAAAAAAGACACCGTTATCTTTGCTGCTGTAGACTGCACAGGACATGGTGTTCCGGGAGCATTTATGTCGATCGTTGGGCATAATTTATTAGATCGGGTAGTTGGCGAACAAAAAATCACTCAGCCTGCCAGAATTCTGGACGAATTAAATAAGAGTATCAGTGATACATTAAGACAAACTGACCTTGAAGATAATACTGTACGCGACGGTATGGATATTGCCATCTGTGCCTTTGATAAGAAAAAAGGAGTTTTAGAATATGCAGGAGCTTACAATCCATTATGGATAGTGCGTAACAAAGAACTCATCGAAATAAAAGCTAATAAGTTTCCGATTGGAAATTCAAAATCAGGAGAGAATAATAAATTTACCAACCACGAAATAACGCTTCAAAAAGGCGATACTATTTATATTTTCTCAGATGGTTATTCTGATCAGTTTGGCGGGCCGGCAGGTAAAAAGTTCAAATCCAGTAACCTAAAACAACTGCTTTTAAATTCGCAGGATTTAAGCATGCAGGAACAACGGACGCTTTTAAATAATTCTATTGAAGAATGGCGCGGTCAGCATGAGCAGGTAGACGATATTTTAGTGATCGGAACCCGCTACAATTGAGAAGCCGGATTGACGATTTGATAAATTATTTCTTTTTTGCCCTCCGTAATTCTCTCTTCTAAAAATACGAGTCCCAATTTCGTCAGAACCTTAATGGAAGCTTTATTTTCGGGCATTGCCCGGCCTACGATGATTTGCATTTCAAATTTCCCGAATCCTAATTCTATACAAGCTTTCGCAGCTTCTGTAGCGAAACCTTTGTTCCAATATTTTTTAAAAAAACGGAACCCGATATCATACTCTTTAAGATCGGGCGTAAATTTTAAACCACACCAACCTAAAAAATTGTTCGTGGTTTTTTCTATAACTGCCCAACGACCAAAGCCATATATTTTATAATGCGTGTATGCTTCCAGAAAGTCATGAGCTTCCTTTACCGACGCAAAAGGGATGTCGCCTGTATAGCAAATTACTTCCGGATCAGAATTCAGATCATAGGCAGATTTAGCATCATCCGAATCCATTTCCCTTAAGTAAAGACGCTCCGTTTCAAGAATTTTCATTAAGAAATAAATTAAAGGTTTCAGACCAGTTTATTCCGGAGTTTCTCTCTCAGATCATTTTCCCATTCTGATTTAAGAATGCTCAAAACAATACTGTCTCGCCTTCCTCCCCTTCCATCTGGTCCAGAGCTACGCAGAATACCCTCTACAGTGCACCCTAAACTTTTCATGGCCGCAATACTTGTGGCATTATTGTTATCCGCTCTAAACTCAACACGCTCGATTTGCAAAGTGTTGAAAGCAAAATCCAACATTAAAAACTTGCAATGTTTATTTAACCCGGTGCCGCGAAAATTTTTTCCATACCAGGTAAATCCAAGTTGCAGCGACTTGTTTGTCATTTGAATATCGTAGAACCGTGTACTACCGGCAAATTTTTGCTGACGTTTATCGAAAACAATAAACGGATACTCGCGTTTTGCGCTCTTAGCTTCCAGAGCAAGTGCGATATAATGTTTCAGATTATCCTTTCCACCTGCTTGCACAAGTGAATAGTACCAGATTTCAGGTTCGTTTAATGAAAACTCCAGAAGGTTGTCGTAGTCTGTAAATTCAAGAGGTCTAAGCAAAACCGCGTCATCTTCTAACCGAATACTAGTTGAAAATGCGTCCGGCGAAAACATTTTTAATCCAGTTTAAAACTTGTGCTTCCAATCACCACACCGTCGCAGGTAACCTCCACCATGTACTTGCCGGGAACATATTCCCCTTGCCCTTCGCAGTACGTAACACCGCTTATTTCAACATTGGCATAGTTCAAGGTTTCTTTACCGGCAAAGTAACCGTTACTTTTGTTGAAGGTGAACTTATAATTATCGTCGTAGTTTTTTGCCATTTCTTTTCCATCCGGTGTCATAATTCGAATATAGACGGTTTTCTCCCCGGTTTTAGCAATCTTATTTTCACCTAAGGTGAAACCTACTTTTATTTTTTCAGTTTTGCTGGCCTTATTTGTTTCGCTTTCTTTTTTGCCTCCGCGTTTATAAGACACTGGCTTTGCAGTAATATTAAAACAGGTGAGCACGCTTCCCTTTGCTATGGTTGTTTTAAGTTCGTCTTTTTCTTTAATAAGGGTTGTTTGTTTCTCTTTTTCGAAATCAAGTTGTTTTAGAACTACTTTCTTTTCTTTTACCAGCGCTACATTCAGAGTATTTAATGAGTCTATGGTTCTAACATACCCTTGCATGATACCACGCAAAGTCTCCGTTTCCTTTCTTAGTTGTTTAATGATGTATGCATCCCCTTTATGTTTATCTGCCTGCTTGATGAGTTCTTCAATACGCGTGCGCTTCTCGTCGATTTCTTTCTGCATACCGGCATCCGTTACCTTCAGGCCGTCAAAATCCTTCTGTAAAACGATAAGATCCGCTTTAACGTTATCGCGTTCTACAATAACCTGCTCTGTCACAATTTTTTCTCTGATAATCTCGTTTTTCGAGGTTTTCCATAGCCAAATGGTTATTCCATTGCTTGCGAGCAAAAGAATAATAAGAGACCATAAAATAATAACACCGCCTCGTTTCCGTGATTTTTCTTTTTCTTCCGTCATTTTACAAAAATAACATACAAAAATGCTATTTTAGTGTGAGAAGTATGGCACTTATTAACGATTTCATGTCATTAATTTACCCTCGCCAATGCGAAGCTTGTGCTAACAGCCTGTTTGCTCATGAAATCTACTTGTGTAACCATTGTAAGTTAAATCTTCCTAAAAGTAATTACCATTTACATAGCGACTCTGAGTTGATTCAAACGTTCAGTGGCCGTGTTCCTCTGGTTAATGCCGCCTGCTACTATTTATATGAGAAAAGCGGTAAGATTCAAAAATTATTGCATGCCATTAAATACGAAGAACAAAAAGAACTTAGCGAATATCTTGGCAAACTTTACGGAAAAGATCTGGTAAATGAGAGTTCGTTCCAAAACGTGGAAGTTATACTCCCTGTTCCTCTGCATAAAAACAAATTAAAACACAGGGGCTTTAACCAGAGTGAATGGTTTGCAAAAGGTCTCTCACAAAGCCTGGAAAAAAAAGTAGATATAGTTTCCTTGGAAAGAGTTGTGGATACCGCAACACAAACTAAGAAGAAAAAATTTCAACGTTGGGAAAATGTAGAAGGCATTTTTAAATTACATACTGATGCAAAATTAGCTAACAAGCATGTGCTTTTAGTAGACGATGTAGTGACCACAGGGGCTACTATTGAAGCCTGCTGGGAAGCTTTGCGACATGTGAGTGGTATAAGAGTTTCTTTAGCGAGTATTGCCTTTGCTTCAAAACACTGATCTGAGTCTAAAGGGCCAGAAATCTCTCCCTGTCTTCATTAGCTAATAAAGCACAACTCTCCACTCTGCCAAAAATCTTCTTTCTTCGGCGCGCGATAAAATCGTAGACCCAGTTTCGGAGGAAAGGTGGTATGATTACAAAAACAATGGCAAAAGACCAGGGAGCGCGCATAAACGGAGCCAGGCGCAACGCCGCGCAGGACTTAATGTAGGCAGAATGATCTTTGACTAATATGACACTATCGATCTTCTCATCAATTTCAAAATACTTCCGCAGTGCTTTTCCAATTTCAGATTCTAAAGGTGCAAAATGCATCCTCTTATTTTTATTTTCATTGCGTAAAAAGAACTGAATAGTCTTATTACAAAAGCCGCATTCCCCATCAAATAATAAAATGGGTTGTTTGCTCAGTGCTTCTTGTATTTCTTTCGTCATAATTTAGGGGCGTGCAAAAATAAAATAAGGATCAGAACTCAATTCGTATTTTTTTGATAAAACTTTAAATGAGGTTAAATCTACAAAGTTCACAAATCCGTTTCTTCCTGTACACTCACTGGTATGATGAGGCAAAGGGCCATTAACGGAAACATTGCGTGACAACACATACAGAAGTTTTTTTGTTTCATCTACTGCAATGCCATGAGGTTGGTAACCACACTTTATATTTGTAGTGTTGTAACTGTTTGCATCTATGCGCGTCAGAATTCCAGTTGCTCCTGGAAGTGTCGTATAATCTTCTGTACAACTTACATAATACTGATGCATGACGCTTGAATAGATGATCTCCTGCGGTTGTTGGCCCGTTGGTATAATTTTCACCACCTGATTTGTACTGAGATCCAAAACTCTCACATCGTTTGATTGCTGGCAGGTGATTAACAAATTACTTTCATCAGCACTCAGCAAAAGATCGTGGGGCCAGATACTGAGATTATTGGGAATGCTTGTATTTTCAAGAAAAATGGTGCCCGCATCCGAGAATGAAGTATCCAGTACAGTGATATAATTGCTGTATTGAGCACCAACATACACCTTATCCTCTGCAGGATTCAGCGCAATGCCGTGGGGATTTGCCAGCAGGCCTGAAAACGCCAGGAGTTTTCTATTCTCTAGATCTACCGCAGTAATGCGACCATTCGCATTTAAAGAAGTGCAATAAGCGCGTTTTCCATTTTTCGAAATGATAAAGGTATTCCATTCTTGTACATCCTCGGGTCCGGTTCCTGCTGCGGCGGGAGTTAAGGGAATGTCACCTACATAACTGTCGTCGCTGCACCGAAACTTCTGCATGATATTATTATTTACAAAAATAACATACCAATACTTACCGTCGGGCGAAACCCGCACTTGGTGAGGCGTATCTTCATTAGGCTTATTTCCAACATTGATAAAACGCATGGGTAATTGTGTTTCGGCGTCAAAAACGGTAACCACATCACAGCCCTGATTGACAGCGTAAAATTTTTTTCGGTTTGCCTCAGACCACATAATAGTTCCATTTATGTCTGGAGCACCTTTGTCGATCCAGTTCTTTATCTCTGTTACTTTCTCAAATGAAAGAGGATCTCCGTTCAGTGGCATCAGTGGAGTGTTTCTAATGCCAAGTTCGGGATAGGTGTTAATGAAATAACACAGTGAAGAAAATTTACTACTAAACGGAATGACAGGTGAGCCACTACCAGAACCTTTAAACATGGTTGACCAGGTTTCCAGATTAAGTCCGGCTGCGGCCTGATAACTGCTTGTATTGTGACAACCAGAAACCGCGCAGGTGCCTACCATGATCTTTGCAATGTTGGTTGGGTAATTACTCCGGTTCAATTTTTCAATATCCTTTCCAATGTCTTTAGTGCAGGAGCAAAGAAGGAACAAAGAAAAAACCAGTATAGCAGCGAATTTGTTTTTCAAAAATTAGTCTTTAATAATCTTTTTTGTAACCGTGAAGCTTTTTTTGTTGGTTGTTATTGTGAGATTCACGAAGTATACTCCTTTGTTTAAACCAGATATATCCAGGTTTTCCGAATTAGCATTTAAGTTAGATTGAAGAACTTGTTTTCCGATTAAATCATAAACAGAGACGGTTGCTTTCTGGAAGTCCACCGAATTTATTTCAACTGTAATTATGTCGCTGGAAGGATTTGGGAATAAAACTATTGTAGAAGCCTGATCGGAGTTATAGTCATTTAAACCAACGTACATCGAATTAGACGAAAAGAAATTTAATCCTCCTCCTGCATTTCCGACAATGAGATCGCGTTTGTTATCACCATTAACATCCTCATACCAAACGGTAGATTGACTCCCCTCATTTAACCCATTCACAGACGAAGTTATTTTTGTAAAAGAACTAGTTAGTACCGAAGGAACAGCATATTGAAAGATACTTCCACTAAAAGATCCAACTAGTAAATTAACTGTAGAGCTTCCGGTTTCCCTGTAGAAAAATGGCACCGCATATCCATCATAACCAAAAATATTCGGATCTCCTTTAACATCAACACCTCCCAACGCAGCTGTTACTAAAGTAAATGAAGGTGCAGATGAAGTGCCAATGTTCCTGTACCAGGCAATCTTTCCATTTTGCATACCAACCAGGATGTCTAATTTAGAGTCATTATCAAGATCGAATAGTTGTGGGGCTGCCGCTGCAAAGGGTGTTGTTATAGTAAAAGGATTTTCGTGAAACACTGAAAAATTACAAAGCGCATTTGCACCCGCCGTATTTTCCAGCCAGTGAATTTGTCCGCTGGATGTTCCCAATAAAATATCGTTGTCACCATCCTGATCAATGTCACCCACCGTAGGCACTGCATTGTTGATTGGCAGGGTGCTTACCAACGTGCGTGTGCTAAGGCTTGCATAGTCGCGAGTAACCAATGAATAACTTGGTTGGCTTGTTGTTCCTATATTTTTATATAATGTTAAACGCGACCTATTTGTAGTATTTATGTAATAGCCATAATTTCCAATGAGTAAATCCTTCAATCCGTCAGCGTTATAATCGAACAAAACAGGAAAAGCATTCTGTCCCACTTCGATCATTTCATCCTGCAAAAAATTATATTTATCAAACTGGAAATTTACAGTGCTTGTGCTACTCGCGTTTTTGTATAACCACATACTTCTGTAGTTTTCGCTGCCGTAAGCATTGGGAGTTACTATCAAATCTTTTTTATTATCACCGTCTACATCCACGTTGTACGCACAAGGAAAATTATTCATTTTAACATGTGTTGTATTTCCTTTGTTCGGATAGTTTGGATAAAGTTTGGTTGTATCAGTAAAAGAGGCTGTGAGTGTAGATCCGGTATTATGAACATACTGAATATCGTTACAGGCAATATCACCCATAAGTAAATCCCAGTCAAGGTCACCATCGCTATCAATACAAGTGAGACATGAGCCGGCATGATAAGTTTTAGGAGCATTTGAATCTTCCGAAGGTTTATTGGTTTCACAAACATTCATAGTTACTTCACAATTACTTTCATTTATTCTTCCCCAGCAATTGTCTGTGTAATCAAAAACCAAACTATCGCAACCATATCCTTTTTCTTTAGAAACATTTTTGTGGTATTGAATAAAAATTCCCTGGGGCGAAAAAGTAAGCACGTCAATATCTCCGTCACCATCAATATCAACGATTCCAGGTACCCCCTGGGTACTTGCATATAGGTTGGTGACCGCCGGAGCTCCCCCTGCATTATAATCTGAAAGCAGAAGCGGACTTACCAGTGTAAAAGCAAGGCTCGATCCGTTACTCACATTTTTGTACACAGCTATGCCTGAATTTACCGAGCAAAAAAGATCTTCTTTACCATCACAATTATAATCCTTAAAAACCGCCCAGTTGGTTACCTGCGGAAACATATAACTTTGATACCAATCTTCTTTATATTTTGTTTCGCCTACAGAACCAATATTAATGAAGCATCTGAAACGGCCCACACCGTAGAGATTAAGGCGATCAAAAACAACGAGGTCTTTTTTATTGTCTCCATTGAGATCCATGTTGGAAACGTTTGAGAAATTTATTCCATTAGCCCATGGCATTTTTAAAACATAGCCATTTTCAATAACAGTAATTGTATCACGTGCAACAGTAAGTTGTGCGAACACACTCTTCAAAGAAAAGCAAAAAGCCAGTATTAAAACTCTCTTAAACATCATATACAAAAATATACAAATTATCGCCCAAAAACCAAGACTTAAGCGCCATTTAAAAGGTAAAATAATCCAAATAAGAAAGTTGCGCCAGGCCAGGCATTTTTTTTGTAATTTAAAAGTGAATTTCTATTGTGAAAAAATTACTCTGCATAGTCCTTTTTCTTCTGCTAAGTCTGCCTGGTTTATCCTTTCACATCGTTGGCGGCGAAATAATTTACAATGATCTTGGAAATGGGAAATACGAAATTATATTGAAAATTTACCGTGATTGCGCCGCCCTAAATGCAAGTCCTTTTGATGGTTTATCCAACACTCCTCCGGCATACCTCACGAGTTATAATGCTGCAGGTAACGTGGACACCCTTTACGAAATGGGTTCCCCTTTAATTTCCTCTGTCCCTTCGGCCTTTAATAATGCCTGCGTTTATGCGCCAAATGATATTTGTATTGAAGAAGGGATCTACACAGCCACGCTAACCCTACCGCCAAGATCAGGAGGCTATACATTGGTCTATCAGCGCTGCTGTAGAAATGCCATTATTTCAAATCTCTTATTACCCGCAACACAAGGCGCCACCTATTTTACAAAAATTCCAGGACCAGAAGAAGTGACTGCAAACAGCTCACCCCGCTACACGAAATTTCCACCCATTTATATTTGTGACAATGTAGCTTTGAGATTTGATCATTCGGCCACTGATCCGGATGGCGATCAATTGGTTTATTCATTGTGCGCGCCTTATGCGGGACTTGATGGTTGTTGTGCATCCCTAAATAGTTCAGTGCCTTTTTCCAGCAGCGTGTGTCCTTCGCCCCCGGCATCTTGTCCAACAGTAGCTTCTGCTCCACCCTACAGTACTGTTATGTTTGTAGCTCCCTTTAGTGGCGGTTATCCGATAGCTAGTAACCCGGTTTTTGCAATTAATCCAACTACAGGAGAGTTAACAGGCACACCAACACTTACCGGACAATATGTTGTTGGCGTTTGCGTTCAGGAATACCGTAACAATGTCCTGCTGAATACGCACTTCCGAGATTTTCAATTTACCGTTATTCCATGCACTGTTACGGTGTTAAGTGCCGTGGCCGATCAAACACAGCAATGCCAGGGGCAAACCATTTATTTTAAGAATCAGAGTTTAAATAATTCTACGAGCCCGGTTTATCATTGGGACTTCGGTGTATCCGGAACCAATTCTGATACTTCCAATTTAGTGAGTCCTAATTATCTATATCCTGACACAGGTATTTATACAATATCCCTTGTTACCAACCCCGGCAGACCATGCACGGATACTTTGAGAAAACAAGTCTATGTTTACCCGCCCTTAAAAATTAAATTTAAACAGCCCGACCGACAATGTTTTAAAGGCAACGCGTTTACCTTTACTACTCAAGGCGACTATCTTCCCCAGACCACTTTTGATTGGAACTTTACAAGCTCTGCCACTCCGGTAACTTCTAACTTAAAGGATCCCGTCGGCATTCATTTTAACCAACCGGGCGTTTATTTTGTAAAAATGCGGGCGAAGCAATTTGCTTGCCGCGATTCGTTTACAGATAGCGTAAGGGTAATACGAAGTCCAAAAGCTAAAATCAATACCGTTCAACCCGGGCTTTGCGAACCGGCCTCCGTAGGCTTTAGTAACGGAACCCTCAGTGATATTCCCGTCACGTATTTATGGAAATTCAGCGATGGCACAAGTTCTACGGAATTTGAACCTTTAAAAATATTTACACCCGCGGGCACTTATGCGGCCACTCTTATTGCGGAATCTAAGCAGATCTGCAAGGACACCTCGATGGTTGTATTGTCGCCAATAGTCGTGAATCCCAGTCCTGTTGCCGCTTTCAGTCTAAGCCCCAAAGAGACCAGTATTTTTGAGCCTGAGATTACTGTAAAAAGTTTAGCGAGTGCTGATGTTGTAAATCTTATTTTTTATTTCGGAGATGGACAAACTTCAACCGCTATTCAAAACTTGCATAGTTATTCTGACTTTGGAGATTACAGGGTAACGCAATTGGTCACCAATCAATTTGGATGCAGTGATAGCATCAGTGATCTCGTGAAAATCTTACCCGAGTTCAGGTTTTGGATTCCAAATTCGTTTACCCCGGATGATAACGGACGCAACGATATTTTTATGCCCGTTACCATTGGCGCTTTAAATTATGATTTTGAAATCTTTAATCGCTGGGGACAAAGAATTTTTAAAACAACAAACCCCGAGGAAGGCTGGAACGGCTCTTATAAAGGCCTTGAGAGTCCACAGGGAATTTACGCCTGGAAAATAACTTTAAAAAATGTTGCGACTCAAAAAAGCGAAACGCATTTGGGTCACGTTACACTTATTAGAAATCCCTGAGCATTAAAATAAATCTTACATTTAAGTTCAGGATTTTGTTCAGTGAAAAAACTAAGCGCGTATTTTTTTTCAGAATACCATTTAAAAACTCAAACTGTTTGGTTTAAGCGCTTACTTTATTTATTTCTTATAATTGAAAGTCTTTATTACCTGGCTTACTTTGATGTTTTGTTTGGAGCAAACAGCATTGTGACTGTCAGTTCAGGGCCTATCGGTTATTTCAAACATTTAGCTTTCATTCTTTATGATTCAGAATATACCAGCTTTGGATTTTGTTTTCTCCTTGCGGTTTTGTGCCTATCGCTTCTGAATCTTTTCACCGTCCGTTTTGCCCTACCGGTTAATGTACTACTCTGGTTTTTGATGATTAATATTCACAACCGCATTTATCCCACGCTTACGGGAGGTAGTAATTTGCTAAATCAATTGCTTTTTTTTAATTGCT is a genomic window of Sphingobacteriaceae bacterium containing:
- a CDS encoding GNAT family N-acetyltransferase, encoding MKILETERLYLREMDSDDAKSAYDLNSDPEVICYTGDIPFASVKEAHDFLEAYTHYKIYGFGRWAVIEKTTNNFLGWCGLKFTPDLKEYDIGFRFFKKYWNKGFATEAAKACIELGFGKFEMQIIVGRAMPENKASIKVLTKLGLVFLEERITEGKKEIIYQIVNPASQL
- a CDS encoding GNAT family N-acetyltransferase, giving the protein MFSPDAFSTSIRLEDDAVLLRPLEFTDYDNLLEFSLNEPEIWYYSLVQAGGKDNLKHYIALALEAKSAKREYPFIVFDKRQQKFAGSTRFYDIQMTNKSLQLGFTWYGKNFRGTGLNKHCKFLMLDFAFNTLQIERVEFRADNNNATSIAAMKSLGCTVEGILRSSGPDGRGGRRDSIVLSILKSEWENDLREKLRNKLV
- a CDS encoding amidophosphoribosyltransferase → MALINDFMSLIYPRQCEACANSLFAHEIYLCNHCKLNLPKSNYHLHSDSELIQTFSGRVPLVNAACYYLYEKSGKIQKLLHAIKYEEQKELSEYLGKLYGKDLVNESSFQNVEVILPVPLHKNKLKHRGFNQSEWFAKGLSQSLEKKVDIVSLERVVDTATQTKKKKFQRWENVEGIFKLHTDAKLANKHVLLVDDVVTTGATIEACWEALRHVSGIRVSLASIAFASKH
- a CDS encoding thiol-disulfide oxidoreductase, with the protein product MTKEIQEALSKQPILLFDGECGFCNKTIQFFLRNENKNKRMHFAPLESEIGKALRKYFEIDEKIDSVILVKDHSAYIKSCAALRLAPFMRAPWSFAIVFVIIPPFLRNWVYDFIARRRKKIFGRVESCALLANEDRERFLAL